The Hyphomonas sediminis genome contains a region encoding:
- a CDS encoding NADPH-dependent FMN reductase, with protein MTRILGISGSLRKASFNSGLLRAAAGVMPEGAELDARGIEGVPLFDADVEADEGVPPAVAALKDALAACDGLLLVSPEYNNGIPGVFKNAIDWMSRPPGGTGLFKGKPVAVIGASPGGFGTILSQAHWLPVLRTLGTRQWAEGRLMVSRAGNMFDAQGNLTDEETRKRLSEFLAGFVAFARG; from the coding sequence ATGACCCGCATTCTCGGCATCTCCGGTAGCCTGCGCAAGGCGTCGTTCAACTCCGGCCTTTTGCGCGCGGCAGCAGGCGTGATGCCAGAGGGCGCGGAGCTGGACGCGCGCGGCATTGAGGGCGTGCCGCTGTTTGATGCCGACGTGGAAGCCGACGAGGGCGTGCCGCCTGCCGTTGCTGCCCTGAAGGACGCATTGGCTGCCTGCGACGGCCTGCTGCTGGTGAGCCCGGAATACAACAATGGCATTCCCGGCGTTTTCAAGAATGCGATCGACTGGATGAGCCGGCCGCCGGGCGGCACAGGCCTGTTCAAGGGCAAGCCTGTGGCGGTGATCGGCGCGTCGCCGGGCGGCTTTGGCACGATCCTGTCGCAGGCGCACTGGCTGCCGGTGCTGCGCACGCTGGGCACGCGGCAATGGGCCGAAGGGCGGCTCATGGTCTCGCGCGCGGGGAATATGTTCGACGCGCAGGGCAACCTGACAGATGAAGAGACCCGCAAACGGCTGAGCGAGTTCCTGGCGGGCTTTGTGGCGTTCGCGCGGGGATAG
- a CDS encoding metal-dependent hydrolase — MKRTPDEVTINPRDIRFNMASAKTGYWMDGDPVATAVMNTLSLTFPDGERLFIDAVRAYKDKLDGKLAQDVKDFIAQEAIHSREHHLLNKVIDREKYPVEAIEAEIRDRIAFSRSGGPMRMLMATICLEHFTAMLADMRAIHADMFSKTDPEIERMWRWHAMEETEHKAVTYDVYLEVTKGWSGWKRYWRRSLAMAIISYNFTKNIAGYAARMLEADGYTPEDAKKAVKGFLWKKPGFFARGWKIWVTWFKPGFHPWDHDNRALMDEWRAEFDLVAAE; from the coding sequence ATGAAACGCACCCCTGACGAAGTGACGATCAATCCCCGCGATATCCGGTTCAATATGGCTTCGGCCAAGACCGGCTACTGGATGGATGGCGACCCGGTGGCGACCGCCGTCATGAACACGCTGTCGCTGACCTTTCCTGATGGAGAGCGCCTCTTCATTGATGCCGTGCGGGCCTACAAGGACAAGCTGGACGGCAAGCTGGCGCAGGACGTGAAGGACTTCATCGCGCAGGAGGCAATCCATTCGCGCGAACACCATCTGCTCAACAAGGTGATCGACCGCGAGAAATACCCCGTGGAGGCGATTGAAGCAGAAATCCGTGACCGGATTGCTTTCTCTCGATCCGGCGGTCCGATGCGGATGCTGATGGCGACGATCTGCCTGGAGCATTTTACGGCCATGCTGGCGGATATGCGCGCGATCCATGCCGACATGTTCAGCAAGACCGATCCGGAAATCGAGCGGATGTGGCGCTGGCATGCGATGGAAGAGACCGAGCACAAGGCGGTCACCTATGATGTATACCTCGAAGTGACCAAGGGCTGGTCCGGCTGGAAGCGCTATTGGCGCCGCTCGCTGGCGATGGCGATCATCAGCTATAACTTCACCAAGAATATCGCCGGTTATGCTGCGCGGATGCTGGAAGCGGACGGCTATACGCCCGAAGACGCAAAGAAGGCCGTGAAGGGGTTCCTCTGGAAGAAGCCGGGCTTTTTCGCGCGTGGCTGGAAGATCTGGGTGACCTGGTTCAAGCCGGGCTTCCATCCCTGGGACCATGACAACCGGGCGCTGATGGATGAATGGCGCGCGGAGTTTGACCTGGTGGCGGCAGAGTAA
- a CDS encoding TetR/AcrR family transcriptional regulator: protein MSIEKSKTPRIRRSPEASRENILIAAETLLVQQGPQSLRLVDVAKAAGVANATVLHHFGTIDGVQSALMEKMIAELVTGILEMDVPQNPREARGIALKNLFDAFENKGAARLAAWLELTDESRRLRSVKEAVQTIIRQKINQPEIPEDYLEDTILISVILAVGVGLFGPTMAALLDKPSDRARKLAISLLESGFEPR, encoded by the coding sequence ATGTCGATAGAGAAATCCAAGACGCCCCGGATCCGCCGTTCGCCCGAAGCCTCGCGCGAAAATATCCTGATTGCGGCAGAGACCCTGCTGGTGCAGCAGGGCCCGCAATCCCTGCGTCTGGTCGATGTGGCCAAGGCCGCTGGCGTCGCCAACGCGACCGTGCTCCACCATTTCGGCACCATCGACGGCGTGCAGAGCGCGCTGATGGAAAAGATGATCGCCGAGCTGGTCACTGGCATCCTGGAAATGGATGTGCCGCAAAACCCGCGCGAGGCGCGCGGCATTGCCCTGAAAAATCTGTTTGATGCGTTCGAGAACAAAGGCGCCGCCCGCCTTGCCGCCTGGCTGGAGCTGACAGACGAGTCCCGCCGCCTGCGCAGCGTCAAAGAAGCGGTGCAGACGATCATCCGCCAGAAAATCAACCAGCCGGAAATCCCGGAAGACTATCTGGAAGATACGATCCTGATCAGCGTTATCCTTGCTGTCGGCGTCGGCCTCTTCGGGCCGACCATGGCTGCCCTGCTGGACAAGCCGTCAGACCGCGCACGCAAGCTGGCGATCAGCCTGCTCGAATCTGGTTTCGAGCCGCGCTGA
- a CDS encoding acyl-CoA dehydrogenase has product MDFEDTPQEAAFRAEVRAWIDANAPKHLLAELKNASFASNGVVSEDPVSAGKAWQKKKAEAGWACLHWPKEYGGGARTPIERVIWGQEEGLYAALTGAFTIGHGMCGPTVMTWAKEEQKRELLPPLASGETIWCQLFSEPASGSDLAGLRTRAVKADDGSGDWIINGQKIWTSGAQVSDWGLLITRTDPDVPKHKGLTMFFLDMRSPGVEVRPIKQANGQSSFNEVYFTDVRIPDAQRLGEVGQGWEVSLTTLMNERLSIGSGMSTGFPELFRFCMEMEIDGAPAVEDAGVRSKLAQFAVKQSGLKYTGMRAISALSKGETPGPENSIGKLVAGSAMQELSMFALDIQGQAGVIWNDDSPQKGRFQGMLMRSPATRIEGGSDEILRNIIGERVLGLPGDIRIDKDVPFKDIPTSGRKKK; this is encoded by the coding sequence ATGGATTTTGAAGATACACCCCAGGAAGCCGCTTTCCGCGCTGAAGTCCGCGCCTGGATCGATGCGAACGCGCCCAAGCACCTGCTGGCCGAGCTGAAGAATGCGAGCTTCGCATCCAACGGCGTTGTCAGCGAAGACCCGGTTTCTGCCGGCAAGGCGTGGCAGAAGAAAAAGGCCGAGGCCGGCTGGGCCTGCCTTCACTGGCCGAAGGAATATGGCGGCGGCGCCCGCACACCGATCGAACGCGTGATCTGGGGCCAGGAGGAAGGTCTGTATGCGGCCCTTACCGGCGCCTTCACGATTGGCCATGGCATGTGCGGCCCGACCGTGATGACCTGGGCGAAGGAAGAACAGAAGCGCGAACTGTTGCCGCCGCTTGCGAGCGGTGAGACGATCTGGTGCCAGCTGTTCTCCGAACCGGCCAGCGGGTCTGACCTTGCCGGCCTGCGTACGCGCGCCGTGAAGGCGGATGACGGCTCCGGCGACTGGATCATCAATGGCCAGAAGATCTGGACCAGCGGCGCACAGGTTTCCGATTGGGGCCTGCTCATCACCCGCACCGACCCGGATGTGCCCAAGCATAAGGGCCTGACCATGTTCTTCCTGGACATGAGAAGCCCCGGCGTGGAAGTGCGCCCGATCAAGCAGGCGAACGGCCAATCGAGCTTCAACGAAGTTTACTTCACCGACGTTCGCATTCCGGACGCGCAGCGGCTGGGCGAAGTGGGGCAGGGCTGGGAAGTCTCGCTCACCACACTGATGAACGAGCGCCTGTCCATCGGCTCGGGCATGTCCACCGGCTTTCCGGAACTTTTCCGCTTCTGCATGGAAATGGAGATAGACGGCGCGCCAGCTGTTGAAGATGCTGGTGTCCGCTCCAAGCTGGCGCAGTTTGCTGTCAAGCAAAGCGGCCTGAAATATACCGGCATGCGGGCAATCTCTGCCCTCTCCAAGGGCGAAACGCCGGGGCCGGAAAACTCCATCGGCAAGCTGGTGGCAGGCTCCGCGATGCAGGAGCTTTCCATGTTCGCGCTGGATATCCAGGGCCAGGCCGGCGTGATCTGGAATGATGACAGCCCGCAGAAGGGCCGCTTCCAGGGCATGCTGATGCGCTCGCCTGCGACCCGGATCGAGGGCGGATCGGACGAAATCCTGCGGAATATCATCGGCGAGCGCGTGCTGGGCCTGCCCGGCGACATTCGCATCGACAAGGATGTTCCGTTCAAGGACATCCCGACCAGCGGCCGCAAGAAGAAGTAA
- a CDS encoding acyl-CoA dehydrogenase family protein, translating into MNLDFSDEQKQLREQVRRFLSENCTSETVRTILEGPESYDRKLYQGLAELGVLGAAIPEEYGGVGLGHLELCVVAEELGRVLAPVPVSSSIYLVAEFLLLAGSEAQKQAWLPKLAAAEAVGAFAFAEGQGRVTPAKIKASVSGGKLSGVKSPVADGDVADVAVVAAKNEKGQVSLYLVDLSGKGVSRTTLDTLDPTRGQAALTFDGAAAELLGGEGDGWNIASQVMDRAAVLMAFEQVGGADRALEIARDYALERMAFGRPIGSFQGIKHMLADMYVSATLARSNCYYGAWALNSGAAEFPVAAATARVSATTAFQHCAKNNIQVHGGMGFTWAFDCHLYYRRSNALALALGSLSTWESLLIERMSAGNAETAA; encoded by the coding sequence GTGAACCTGGATTTCTCGGACGAGCAGAAGCAATTGCGCGAGCAGGTGCGCCGCTTCCTGAGCGAGAACTGCACATCGGAAACTGTCCGCACCATCCTTGAGGGGCCGGAAAGCTATGACCGCAAGCTCTATCAGGGCCTGGCGGAGCTGGGCGTTCTGGGCGCGGCGATCCCGGAAGAATATGGCGGGGTTGGCCTTGGCCATCTGGAGCTGTGCGTGGTGGCTGAAGAGCTGGGCCGCGTGCTGGCGCCTGTGCCGGTGTCTTCCTCGATCTATCTGGTGGCGGAGTTCCTGCTGCTGGCGGGCAGCGAGGCGCAGAAGCAGGCCTGGCTGCCCAAGCTGGCAGCGGCTGAAGCTGTCGGCGCGTTCGCCTTCGCCGAAGGGCAGGGCCGCGTAACGCCGGCAAAGATCAAGGCAAGCGTGAGCGGCGGCAAGCTGAGCGGTGTGAAGTCTCCGGTGGCCGATGGCGATGTGGCTGATGTGGCGGTTGTTGCCGCGAAGAACGAGAAGGGGCAGGTGTCGCTCTATCTCGTGGACCTGAGCGGCAAGGGCGTTTCACGCACCACGCTGGACACTCTGGACCCGACGCGCGGACAGGCGGCGCTGACCTTCGATGGCGCGGCGGCCGAACTGCTGGGCGGGGAAGGCGATGGCTGGAACATTGCCAGCCAGGTGATGGACCGGGCGGCCGTGCTGATGGCGTTCGAGCAGGTGGGCGGGGCTGACCGCGCGCTGGAAATCGCCCGCGACTACGCGCTGGAGCGGATGGCCTTCGGGCGCCCGATCGGCTCGTTCCAGGGGATCAAGCACATGCTGGCGGATATGTATGTCTCCGCCACGCTGGCGCGGTCGAACTGCTATTACGGCGCCTGGGCGCTGAATTCCGGCGCGGCTGAATTCCCGGTGGCGGCTGCAACGGCGCGCGTGTCGGCGACGACGGCGTTCCAGCACTGCGCCAAGAACAACATTCAGGTGCATGGCGGCATGGGCTTCACCTGGGCCTTTGACTGTCACCTTTATTACCGCCGGTCGAACGCGCTGGCGCTCGCCCTGGGGTCACTGTCGACCTGGGAGAGCCTGCTGATCGAACGGATGAGCGCAGGCAACGCAGAGACGGCCGCGTAA
- a CDS encoding enoyl-CoA hydratase/isomerase family protein yields MAKDYQNLVLEQDGAVLRITMNRPDALNALNTQMVRELREVFQDLYYDRSVRVVILQGAGRAFCAGLDLKESAGRQEGGKRRTPEQGLDGQRAIAEIYVAMRRCPQPIISVVQGSAAGGGFALALASDIRILSEDARMNAAFIRIGLSACDMGVSYFLPRMIGMSLASEYMLTGRFISAERAMQIGLANRVVPHTELRKEADDFAEDMLHATPLGLRLTKDGLNQAVDAGGLEAAMAIEDRNQILTSTDPNFAEGIAAFFEKRKPNYS; encoded by the coding sequence ATGGCGAAGGACTACCAGAATTTGGTGCTGGAGCAGGACGGGGCCGTGCTGCGCATCACCATGAACCGACCGGACGCGCTCAACGCGCTGAACACGCAGATGGTGCGCGAGCTGCGCGAAGTGTTCCAGGATCTCTATTACGACCGGTCTGTGCGGGTGGTGATCCTGCAAGGCGCGGGGCGGGCGTTCTGCGCGGGGCTGGACCTCAAGGAGTCGGCCGGGCGGCAGGAGGGTGGCAAGCGCCGCACGCCGGAGCAGGGCCTGGACGGGCAACGGGCGATTGCGGAGATCTATGTGGCCATGCGGCGTTGCCCGCAGCCGATCATATCGGTTGTGCAGGGCTCTGCGGCTGGCGGCGGGTTTGCGCTGGCGCTGGCCTCCGACATCCGGATACTGAGTGAAGACGCGCGGATGAATGCCGCCTTCATCCGCATCGGCCTGTCGGCCTGCGACATGGGTGTGTCGTATTTTCTGCCACGCATGATCGGCATGTCGCTGGCGAGCGAATACATGCTGACCGGGCGGTTTATCAGCGCGGAACGGGCGATGCAGATCGGGCTGGCCAATCGCGTCGTGCCGCATACGGAGCTGCGCAAGGAGGCAGACGATTTCGCCGAGGACATGCTGCACGCCACGCCGCTGGGCCTGCGCCTGACGAAAGACGGGCTGAACCAGGCGGTGGACGCTGGCGGGCTGGAGGCGGCGATGGCGATTGAGGATCGCAACCAGATCCTCACCTCGACCGATCCGAATTTCGCCGAAGGGATCGCTGCGTTCTTCGAGAAGCGGAAGCCCAATTATTCCTAG
- a CDS encoding class I adenylate-forming enzyme family protein yields MHYAELLKARDELTGPGGAFEIVEADVLGNKIRIYKNAPPSVREIWLSTLQFAERPYLVYESERLTYAEAHAITNSTVNWLFAQGVQPGDRVAIAMRNYPEWMLIYWACLSAGITVVGLNAWWTTEEMAYGLSDSAPKIVFLDAERLARVQERPDMVKGMQVVGIRIPDAPAGITPWSEVASFGGDLPAVTVDPDSDACIFYTSGTTGFPKGAQLTHRGCVSNLMNMMFAGASSALAVERATGVAPPAVPPVPVTLITTPLFHVTANNCGAYATTAAGGKIALMYRWEPGEALRIIEAERVTSMSGVPVMARELINHPDFEKTDTSSLLSLAGGGAQVPPDLVLKIEKQISTARPSTGYGMTETCGIITSVSGDFFVDKPDSAGPAMPSFEAKCVDDNGNTVAPGEVGELWVRGSSVIKGYINRPDATADSITDGWLHTGDVARIDQDGFIFIVDRKKDMVLRGGENVYCAEVESAIYRHNAVAECCVFGVPDARLGEEVGVAVVLKPGEQLDADALRAHCTAIMAKHKVPRYVWFLEDALPRNASGKFIKRDLRDQLSKLVVSA; encoded by the coding sequence ATGCATTACGCCGAACTTCTGAAGGCGCGCGATGAACTGACCGGCCCCGGCGGCGCCTTCGAGATTGTCGAGGCAGACGTGCTGGGCAACAAGATCCGCATCTACAAGAACGCGCCCCCCAGCGTGCGCGAAATCTGGCTCTCCACGCTGCAGTTCGCCGAACGTCCCTACCTCGTTTATGAAAGCGAACGCCTCACCTATGCTGAGGCCCACGCCATCACGAACTCCACGGTCAACTGGCTCTTCGCCCAGGGCGTCCAGCCGGGCGACCGCGTTGCCATCGCCATGCGCAACTATCCTGAATGGATGCTGATCTACTGGGCCTGCCTCTCGGCGGGCATTACAGTGGTCGGCCTGAATGCCTGGTGGACAACCGAAGAGATGGCTTACGGCCTCTCCGATTCCGCCCCCAAGATCGTGTTCCTCGACGCCGAACGTCTCGCCCGCGTGCAGGAGCGTCCGGATATGGTGAAAGGCATGCAGGTCGTCGGCATCCGCATTCCCGATGCGCCCGCCGGCATCACCCCCTGGTCTGAGGTTGCCTCCTTCGGCGGCGATCTCCCGGCTGTCACTGTCGACCCCGATTCTGACGCCTGCATCTTCTACACTTCGGGCACCACCGGCTTCCCGAAAGGCGCCCAGCTCACCCATCGCGGCTGCGTATCAAACCTGATGAACATGATGTTCGCGGGTGCCTCTTCCGCCCTCGCGGTCGAGCGCGCCACGGGCGTTGCGCCGCCCGCCGTGCCACCGGTCCCGGTCACGCTGATCACCACACCACTCTTTCACGTCACGGCCAACAATTGCGGCGCCTACGCCACGACCGCTGCCGGCGGCAAGATCGCACTGATGTATCGCTGGGAACCGGGCGAAGCCCTGCGCATCATCGAGGCCGAGCGCGTCACCAGCATGAGCGGCGTGCCCGTCATGGCCCGCGAACTCATCAACCATCCAGACTTCGAGAAGACCGACACGTCCAGCCTCCTTTCGCTCGCTGGCGGCGGCGCACAGGTACCGCCAGACCTCGTCCTGAAGATCGAGAAGCAGATCTCCACCGCACGCCCATCGACGGGCTACGGCATGACCGAAACCTGCGGGATCATCACTTCGGTTTCTGGCGACTTCTTCGTCGACAAGCCCGACAGTGCCGGCCCAGCCATGCCGAGCTTTGAAGCCAAATGTGTGGACGATAACGGCAATACCGTCGCCCCCGGCGAAGTGGGCGAGCTGTGGGTGCGCGGTTCTTCCGTCATCAAGGGTTATATCAACCGCCCGGACGCAACTGCCGACTCCATCACGGATGGCTGGCTGCATACGGGCGATGTCGCCCGCATCGATCAGGACGGCTTCATCTTCATCGTCGACCGCAAGAAGGACATGGTCCTGCGCGGCGGTGAGAATGTTTACTGCGCCGAGGTTGAATCGGCCATCTATCGCCACAACGCGGTTGCCGAATGCTGCGTGTTCGGCGTGCCCGATGCCCGCCTTGGCGAGGAAGTTGGCGTGGCCGTGGTGCTGAAGCCCGGTGAACAACTCGATGCAGACGCCCTGCGCGCGCATTGCACTGCCATCATGGCAAAGCACAAGGTGCCCCGTTACGTCTGGTTCCTGGAAGATGCCCTGCCGCGCAATGCCAGCGGCAAGTTCATCAAGCGCGACCTGCGCGATCAGCTGAGCAAGCTGGTAGTCTCCGCCTAG
- a CDS encoding MAPEG family protein, which translates to MTVELLAALVVIALGIVQVVLQAGEFRRVHGVPYANTAQDAPSAQADSVLLGRLTRALRNLHETLPFFLGVVIILALMDHSTTVTRISALVFASARIIYLPLYAMGVPYLRGLVWTFSFAALVALVISALGAADWGGLLASI; encoded by the coding sequence ATGACTGTCGAACTACTCGCTGCACTTGTCGTTATCGCTTTGGGAATTGTGCAGGTTGTCCTGCAGGCGGGGGAGTTCCGCCGCGTGCATGGCGTGCCTTATGCCAACACCGCGCAGGACGCGCCGTCTGCGCAGGCAGACTCCGTGCTGCTGGGCCGGCTGACACGCGCGCTGCGCAACCTGCATGAAACGCTGCCCTTCTTCCTGGGCGTCGTGATCATCCTTGCGCTGATGGATCACAGCACGACCGTGACGCGAATTTCGGCGCTGGTGTTTGCCTCAGCTCGTATCATTTACCTGCCGCTCTATGCGATGGGCGTGCCTTACCTGCGCGGCCTTGTGTGGACGTTCTCGTTTGCGGCGCTGGTTGCGCTGGTTATCTCGGCGCTGGGCGCCGCCGATTGGGGCGGACTGCTCGCGTCGATCTGA
- a CDS encoding DUF779 domain-containing protein — protein sequence MTPNKPARVSATPGALELLAEIVGDHGPVLFHQSGGCCDGSSPMCYPVGDFKVGEGDVKLGEIGGMPVYISGSQFELWKHTQLIIDVVPGRGGMFSLDNGRERRFLTRSRVFTQEEQAALDAA from the coding sequence ATGACACCGAACAAGCCTGCGCGCGTGAGCGCAACGCCCGGCGCGCTGGAGCTGCTCGCGGAGATTGTGGGCGACCACGGGCCGGTGCTGTTTCATCAGTCTGGTGGGTGCTGCGATGGCTCATCCCCGATGTGTTACCCCGTGGGCGACTTCAAGGTTGGCGAGGGAGATGTGAAGCTCGGAGAGATCGGCGGGATGCCGGTTTATATCTCCGGCAGCCAGTTTGAACTGTGGAAGCATACGCAGCTCATAATTGACGTGGTGCCCGGCCGGGGCGGCATGTTCTCGCTGGATAACGGGCGGGAGCGACGTTTCCTGACACGCTCGCGCGTGTTTACGCAGGAGGAACAAGCGGCGCTGGACGCCGCCTGA
- the adh gene encoding aldehyde dehydrogenase, with protein MADTLHAPAQFATSPFKARYDNFINGRFLPPVGGRYFQNSSPVTGQVICEVARSNADDINIALDAAHAAKERWGKTSTTERALILNRIADKMEANLELLALCETWDNGKPIRETMAADLPLAVDHFRYFAGCIRAQEGGISEIDHDTVAYHFHEPLGVVGQIIPWNFPLLMAVWKLAPALAAGNCVVLKPAEQTPASIMVLAELIADLLPPGVLNIVNGFGLEAGKPLASSNRIAKIAFTGETTTGRLIMQYASENLIPVTLELGGKSPNIFFADVMREDDDYLDKALEGFTMFALNQGEVCTCPSRALIHESIYDRFMERALKRVAAIKQGDPRNPETMIGAQASSEQKEKILSYFDIGRQEGAEVLIGGKAADLGGDLKDGYYVQPTVLKGHNRMRVFQEEIFGPVVSVTTFKTDEEALAIANDTLYGLGAGVWSREANTCYRFGRGIQAGRVWTNCYHAYPAHAAFGGYKQSGIGRENHSKMLDHYQQTKNMLVSYSPKKLGFF; from the coding sequence ATGGCTGATACTCTTCACGCACCCGCCCAATTTGCGACCTCGCCTTTCAAGGCGCGTTACGACAATTTCATCAACGGCCGTTTCCTGCCGCCGGTGGGTGGACGGTATTTCCAGAACAGCTCTCCGGTCACCGGACAGGTGATCTGCGAAGTGGCCCGGTCCAATGCCGATGACATCAACATTGCGCTCGACGCCGCCCATGCTGCCAAGGAGCGCTGGGGCAAGACCTCGACCACCGAGCGCGCGCTGATCCTCAACCGGATCGCCGACAAGATGGAGGCAAATCTCGAACTCCTCGCGCTGTGCGAGACGTGGGATAACGGCAAACCTATCCGCGAAACGATGGCGGCAGACCTGCCGCTGGCCGTCGACCATTTCCGCTACTTCGCCGGGTGCATCCGCGCGCAGGAAGGCGGCATCTCCGAAATCGACCATGACACCGTGGCTTACCATTTCCACGAGCCGCTGGGCGTTGTCGGTCAGATCATTCCCTGGAACTTCCCCCTGCTTATGGCGGTATGGAAGCTCGCGCCGGCGCTGGCGGCGGGCAACTGTGTCGTGCTGAAGCCGGCCGAGCAAACGCCGGCCTCGATCATGGTGCTTGCTGAGCTCATCGCGGATCTCCTCCCACCCGGTGTGCTCAACATCGTGAACGGCTTCGGCCTGGAGGCGGGCAAGCCGCTCGCCTCCAGCAACCGCATCGCCAAGATCGCCTTCACCGGCGAGACGACCACGGGCCGCCTGATTATGCAGTATGCGTCCGAAAACCTCATTCCGGTGACGCTGGAGCTGGGCGGGAAGTCTCCCAACATCTTCTTTGCCGATGTGATGCGGGAAGATGACGACTATCTGGACAAGGCGCTGGAAGGCTTCACGATGTTTGCCCTCAATCAGGGCGAAGTGTGCACCTGCCCGTCGCGCGCGCTGATCCATGAGTCGATCTATGACCGCTTCATGGAGCGCGCCCTGAAACGCGTCGCCGCCATCAAGCAGGGCGATCCGCGCAATCCGGAAACGATGATCGGCGCGCAGGCCAGCTCGGAGCAGAAAGAGAAGATCCTCTCCTATTTCGACATCGGCCGTCAGGAAGGCGCAGAAGTGCTGATCGGCGGCAAGGCGGCAGACCTCGGCGGCGACCTCAAGGATGGATATTATGTTCAGCCTACGGTTCTCAAGGGGCACAACCGGATGCGCGTGTTCCAGGAGGAAATCTTCGGGCCGGTCGTTTCGGTGACGACCTTCAAGACCGATGAGGAAGCCCTCGCCATCGCCAACGACACGCTTTACGGCCTCGGCGCCGGCGTGTGGAGCCGCGAAGCCAATACCTGCTACCGCTTTGGCCGGGGCATCCAGGCTGGCCGCGTGTGGACGAACTGCTACCATGCCTATCCGGCACATGCCGCCTTCGGCGGGTACAAACAATCCGGCATCGGACGGGAAAACCATTCCAAGATGCTCGACCACTACCAGCAGACCAAGAACATGCTGGTCAGCTACTCGCCGAAGAAGCTCGGCTTCTTCTGA
- a CDS encoding GAF domain-containing protein codes for MASRSAAARSPVAASWVRSFHKYGLEPDAPGGMGRLTQSEIDEHCDAIGRIFNVSQTTMDQLHASLGLAGCSVLLCDAAGIILDQRFRAGDQKDFESAGLATGEDWSEKGQGTNGIGTAIAEGRPVHILKDQHYRTHNTSMICLGAPIFGETGKLAAVLDVSSCRGDLDAAFVALISQTVESAAARIEADHFCQAFSRSRILRGDGDGQQGPVLLAVDGDDLVIGATRGARLRYGLDDETLSAPRPAMDILGDQEHRGMGLESAERRELRRAMARANGNMSAAARLLGISRATLYRRMEKLGLLPDN; via the coding sequence GTGGCATCACGCTCTGCCGCCGCCCGCTCGCCTGTGGCGGCGTCCTGGGTCCGCTCGTTTCACAAGTATGGCCTGGAGCCGGATGCGCCCGGCGGTATGGGGCGTCTGACCCAATCCGAGATCGATGAGCATTGCGATGCGATCGGGCGGATTTTCAATGTTTCGCAGACGACGATGGACCAGCTCCATGCCAGTCTCGGGCTGGCGGGATGCAGTGTCCTGCTGTGCGATGCGGCGGGCATCATCCTCGATCAGCGCTTTCGTGCGGGCGACCAAAAAGACTTCGAATCTGCCGGACTTGCGACAGGAGAGGACTGGTCTGAGAAAGGTCAGGGCACCAACGGAATTGGCACGGCAATCGCCGAAGGCAGACCTGTGCACATCCTGAAAGACCAGCATTACCGCACGCACAACACTTCCATGATCTGTCTGGGGGCTCCGATCTTCGGGGAGACCGGAAAGCTCGCGGCGGTGCTGGATGTGTCGTCCTGCCGGGGGGATCTGGATGCCGCCTTCGTGGCGCTGATTTCGCAGACGGTGGAGTCGGCGGCGGCGCGGATCGAGGCGGATCATTTCTGCCAGGCGTTCAGCCGGTCGCGCATTCTGCGCGGGGATGGCGACGGGCAGCAGGGGCCGGTGCTGCTGGCGGTGGATGGGGACGACCTTGTCATCGGGGCGACACGGGGCGCGCGGCTGCGCTACGGCCTTGATGATGAAACACTTTCGGCTCCGCGCCCGGCGATGGATATCCTCGGGGATCAGGAGCATCGCGGGATGGGGCTGGAGAGCGCGGAACGCCGGGAACTGCGCCGCGCGATGGCCCGTGCCAATGGCAATATGAGCGCTGCGGCGCGCCTTCTGGGCATCAGCCGGGCGACGCTTTACCGGCGTATGGAAAAGCTGGGCCTGCTCCCGGACAACTGA